One stretch of Ailuropoda melanoleuca isolate Jingjing chromosome 20, ASM200744v2, whole genome shotgun sequence DNA includes these proteins:
- the LOC100477874 gene encoding LOW QUALITY PROTEIN: olfactory receptor 11G2-like (The sequence of the model RefSeq protein was modified relative to this genomic sequence to represent the inferred CDS: inserted 1 base in 1 codon), translating to MKISNTPNTSSTITGFILLGFLCPREGQMLLFLLFSVLYLLTLTGNGSTICAVCWDQRLHTPMYILLANFSFLEIWYVTSTVPNMLANFLSDTKVIFSGCFLQFYFFFSFGSTECFFXAIMAFDWYLAICRPLHYPTIMTGHLCTNLVVSCWILGFFWFLIPITIISQMSFCGSRIIDHFLCDPGPLLALTCKKAPVVERVLSTLSPLPLVIPFLFIMGSYALVLRTVLKVPSAAGKRKAFSTCGSHLAVVSLFYGSVLVMYGSQTSEHEAGTQKIVTLFYSVITPLLNPVIYSLRNKYMKNALQKLLGM from the exons ATGAAAATCTCCAACACCCCCAACACCTCCAGCACCATCACTGGCTTCATCCTCCTGGGCTTCCTTTGCCCCAGGGAAGGGCAGATGCTCCTCTTTCTGCTCTTCTCGGTTCTCTACCTCCTGACCCTCACGGGCAATGGGTCTACCATCTGTGCTGTGTGCTGGGATCAGAGACTCCACACTCCCATGTACATCTTGCTCGCCAACTTCTCCTTCCTAGAGATCTGGTATGTCACCTCCACTGTCCCCAACATGTTGGCCAACTTCCTCTCTGACACCAAGGTCATCTTCTCTGGATGCTTTCTCCAgttctactttttcttctccttcggTTCTACAGAGTGCTTTT TTGCTATTATGGCATTTGATTGGTACCTTGCCATCTGCCGGCCTCTACATTATCCAACCATTATGACAGGACATCTCTGCACCAATCTTGTGGTCAGTTGCTGGATACTTGGGTTCTTCTGGTTCCTGATTCCCATCACCATCATCTCCCAAATGTCCTTCTGTGGATCTAGGATCATTGACCACTTCCTGTGTGATCCGGGTCCTCTTCTAGCACTCACTTGCAAAAAAGCTCCTGTAGTAGAGCGTGTCCTCTCCACTTTAAGTCCTCTGCCCCTCGtcattccctttctcttcatcatGGGGTCCTATGCTCTGGTCCTAAGAACAGTACTCAAAGTCCCTTCAGCAGCTGGGAAAAGAAAGGCTTTCTCCACCTGTGGGTCTCATCTGGCCGTGGTTTCACTGTTTTATGGCTCAGTACTTGTTATGTATGGGAGCCAAACATCTGAGCATGAAGCTGGAACACAAAAGATTGTGACTCTTTTTTATTCTGTCATAACCCCACTTCTTAATCCTGTGATATATAGTCTTAggaacaaatatatgaaaaatgcactGCAGAAACTTCTGGGAATGTAA